The sequence AGAACCTTGCTCATAACAGCTATATCACTGCGTCTGTGCCATCCGGTCTTTTCGTAGAACCGTATCGCGGGGTTGTCCGTGTAAATGAACAGGTGCGCCTTTTCTATTCCCGCATTTCTCAGCGCGTTTTCCGCTGCGTTCATGAGATCGGTTCCGGTTCCTTTTCCCTGAAGCGACTCATCAACCGCCAGATGATAAATGTACCCTCTTCTCGAATCGTGACCGGCCATTACAGACCCCATAAGGTTGCCGTCTATGAAAGCTGTGAAACAGTAGTCTGCGTTCCTGTCCAGAAACCTCTCAAAATCCTCCATGCTGTCAGCGCCTGTCATTGTATTCCCCGGGAAAGAACTCCAAAGGCTGACCAGGAACGAATAATCATCTTTCTGCATCGGCCTTATTTTCATTCTACTCCTTCATTCAGAACATCTCTGTAAGCAAGGAGATGTTCCTCAACCGTTCTTTCTATGCTGAAATCGGCGGCTCTTACCAGCCCGCCGCTTCCCATTTTGTACGCATGATCCCTGTTCTTTAGAAGGTATTGAAGAGCGTCCGCCATTTGGTCGGGTGATTCGGGGCTGACAAGCAGACCGCATCTTTCATCCTTCCCTACGATCTCTCCAATTCCGGGGATATCCGAAGCAACAACCGGGAGCCCGGAAGCCATAGCTTCAACCGCGGCTATGCCGAATCCTTCCGACGAGGAAGGCATGAAAAATATATCCGAATCGTTCAGCAGTCCCACAACGTCCTCAACGTGTCCCAGGAACTTCACATTCGATTCAAGCCCTAACCCTTTCACCTGCTCTTTAAGAACATCCACCAGAACACCCTCTCCAGCGATTACGTATCTGATATCAAAAGAAACCCTTTCCCGAAGAATGGAGAAAGCTTCAATAGCCTTTGTGTAGTTTTTCTTCTCTCTGAGGCTTCCGATTGATACAATAGTAAAGGGGGGAGCTCTTCTGGAAATTCCTGGACCACAGAACCGATTCAGATCTATCCCGTTGTATATAACCTCTGTCCGATTAACCAGTTCGGGAATCCATCCGCACAATTCCTCCTCCGCTCCCCGGCTGACGCAGAAGATTCTGTCGTAAACTGAATACTGCCACCTGTCTATCAATCTGCCGGCGAGCGTGCCCCTTCTGCGATTCCTGGTACTGTGTTCGGTTGTAATGTACATAC comes from Candidatus Aegiribacteria sp. and encodes:
- a CDS encoding glycosyltransferase family 4 protein encodes the protein MKIFQIINGLQTGGAEKLVMDLHRGYLNCGEDSTVISLEGSNSGWSEEGLYSLGLSSPYDPRAVTRLTAVTGKTGMISADIIHSHLFPTQFYTAVFKKISHTDCMYITTEHSTRNRRRGTLAGRLIDRWQYSVYDRIFCVSRGAEEELCGWIPELVNRTEVIYNGIDLNRFCGPGISRRAPPFTIVSIGSLREKKNYTKAIEAFSILRERVSFDIRYVIAGEGVLVDVLKEQVKGLGLESNVKFLGHVEDVVGLLNDSDIFFMPSSSEGFGIAAVEAMASGLPVVASDIPGIGEIVGKDERCGLLVSPESPDQMADALQYLLKNRDHAYKMGSGGLVRAADFSIERTVEEHLLAYRDVLNEGVE
- a CDS encoding GNAT family N-acetyltransferase produces the protein MKIRPMQKDDYSFLVSLWSSFPGNTMTGADSMEDFERFLDRNADYCFTAFIDGNLMGSVMAGHDSRRGYIYHLAVDESLQGKGTGTDLMNAAENALRNAGIEKAHLFIYTDNPAIRFYEKTGWHRRSDIAVMSKVLIGDKYMGTRIE